In Streptomyces sp. P3, one DNA window encodes the following:
- a CDS encoding type 1 glutamine amidotransferase domain-containing protein, translating into MRIAFLTAPEGVEQVELTDPWQAAVDAGHEPVLVSTEPGKVQAFNHLDKADTFGVDEVVAEASADSFDGLVLPGGVANPDVLRSDDRAVAFVKDFFDQGRPVAAICHAPWTLVEADVVRGRVLTSWPSLRTDIRNAGGTWVDERVKICDHGPGKLVTSRKPDDLEAFCETYLRVFAQEAA; encoded by the coding sequence ATGCGCATCGCGTTTCTGACGGCGCCCGAGGGCGTCGAGCAGGTCGAGCTCACCGACCCCTGGCAGGCGGCGGTCGACGCGGGCCACGAGCCCGTTCTGGTGTCGACCGAGCCCGGCAAGGTCCAGGCGTTCAACCATCTCGACAAGGCGGACACGTTCGGCGTGGACGAGGTCGTCGCAGAGGCGTCCGCGGACTCCTTCGACGGGCTGGTCCTGCCCGGCGGCGTAGCGAACCCCGACGTCCTGCGCTCCGACGACAGGGCCGTGGCGTTCGTCAAGGACTTCTTCGACCAGGGCCGGCCGGTCGCCGCGATCTGCCACGCGCCGTGGACCCTCGTCGAGGCGGACGTCGTGCGGGGCCGGGTGCTCACCTCGTGGCCGAGCCTGCGGACGGACATCCGCAACGCGGGCGGCACCTGGGTGGACGAGCGGGTGAAGATCTGCGACCACGGACCCGGCAAGCTGGTCACCAGCCGCAAGCCGGACGACCTCGAGGCGTTCTGCGAGACCTACCTGCGCGTGTTCGCGCAGGAGGCGGCCTGA
- a CDS encoding NAD(P)-dependent oxidoreductase has product MTAVIVGGGCGGSGPPAARRKARCIVDDVGSAGLAGLAGFIGLGVMGQPMALNLARAGVPLVVWNRTPGRCDPLCAAGAEVAAGPAEVFARTRTVILMLADEAAVDAVLARGTADFAARVTGRTVVHMGTTSAEYSDGLQGDVRAAGGRYVEAPVSGSRVPAEQGELVGMLAGDADAVAAVRPLLGPLCRETFACGAVPEALLMKFSVNLFLITLVTGLTEAFHFADRHGLDRRLLRDVLDAGPMASAVSRTKADKLLNRDFSVQAAAADVLKNNRLIAEAARRTRLASPLLEVCHALYGEAVEQGHGGEDMAAVLHALETRTGAGVGAVEGA; this is encoded by the coding sequence ATGACCGCCGTCATAGTCGGGGGCGGCTGCGGCGGCAGCGGTCCGCCGGCCGCCCGGCGGAAAGCGCGGTGCATCGTGGACGACGTCGGATCCGCCGGTCTCGCCGGTCTCGCCGGTTTCATCGGCCTCGGGGTCATGGGGCAGCCCATGGCGCTCAACCTCGCCCGTGCCGGTGTCCCGCTCGTGGTGTGGAACCGCACACCGGGCCGGTGCGACCCTCTGTGCGCCGCAGGCGCCGAGGTCGCGGCGGGCCCCGCCGAGGTCTTCGCCCGGACCCGGACCGTGATCCTCATGCTGGCCGACGAGGCCGCGGTCGACGCGGTGCTCGCGCGCGGCACGGCGGACTTCGCGGCGCGCGTCACCGGGCGCACCGTCGTGCACATGGGTACGACCTCGGCGGAGTACTCGGACGGCCTTCAAGGCGACGTCCGGGCCGCGGGCGGCCGCTATGTCGAGGCCCCGGTGTCCGGCTCCCGCGTCCCCGCCGAGCAGGGGGAACTGGTGGGGATGCTGGCGGGCGACGCGGACGCCGTGGCGGCCGTACGGCCGCTGCTCGGCCCGCTGTGCCGGGAGACATTCGCCTGCGGGGCGGTGCCGGAGGCCCTGCTGATGAAGTTCTCGGTGAACCTGTTCCTGATCACGCTGGTCACGGGCCTCACGGAGGCGTTCCACTTCGCCGACCGGCACGGGCTCGACCGGCGCCTGCTGCGGGACGTCCTGGACGCGGGGCCGATGGCCAGCGCCGTCTCCCGGACGAAGGCGGACAAACTGCTGAACCGCGACTTCAGCGTCCAGGCGGCCGCGGCCGACGTCCTGAAGAACAACCGGCTGATCGCCGAGGCCGCCCGCAGGACCCGGCTGGCCTCACCGCTCCTCGAGGTCTGCCACGCCCTGTACGGCGAGGCCGTCGAGCAGGGGCACGGCGGCGAGGACATGGCGGCCGTGCTGCACGCGCTCGAGACCCGGACCGGAGCCGGCGTCGGAGCCGTCGAGGGGGCTTGA
- a CDS encoding TetR/AcrR family transcriptional regulator: MAVSERGPRERMVFSAAQLIRRDGVAATGMREVAAHAGAPRGSLQHYFPGGKEQLVDEAVGWAGRYAGNRIARFLAALPEPTPGALFAEMVGQWTDEYASAGFAGGCPVAAATVDRARTAASTREAAAAAFAAWTEPVARALTDMGVPEQRSGALATLMISALEGALLIARAEQDVRALEAVTRELRPLLDAAAGPGAAGPGTATTGQDG, encoded by the coding sequence ATGGCGGTGTCCGAGCGGGGACCGCGCGAGCGGATGGTCTTCAGCGCCGCCCAGCTGATCCGGCGCGACGGCGTCGCCGCGACCGGCATGCGCGAGGTCGCCGCCCACGCGGGGGCGCCCCGCGGATCGCTCCAGCACTACTTCCCCGGCGGCAAGGAGCAGCTCGTCGACGAGGCGGTGGGCTGGGCGGGCCGGTACGCCGGCAACCGGATCGCCCGCTTCCTCGCCGCGCTGCCCGAGCCGACTCCCGGCGCCCTGTTCGCCGAGATGGTGGGGCAGTGGACGGACGAGTACGCGTCCGCCGGCTTCGCGGGAGGCTGCCCCGTGGCGGCCGCCACCGTGGACCGCGCCCGGACGGCGGCGTCCACCCGGGAGGCGGCCGCCGCCGCGTTCGCCGCCTGGACGGAGCCGGTGGCCCGTGCGCTGACGGACATGGGCGTGCCCGAACAGCGGTCCGGCGCGCTCGCCACCCTCATGATCAGCGCCCTGGAGGGCGCGCTCCTCATCGCCCGCGCCGAGCAGGACGTACGGGCCCTGGAGGCCGTCACCCGCGAACTGCGCCCGCTCCTCGACGCGGCGGCCGGTCCCGGCGCGGCCGGTCCCGGCACGGCGACGACGGGGCAGGACGGCTGA
- a CDS encoding GNAT family N-acetyltransferase: MTTPRIDIVHAGELTPGDLALWNELRRAAPAAPANPFMSAEFTQAIGRVRRDARVAVLRRKRQAVGYFPYQRGRWGHGRAVGFGVSDCQGAVLHPDDAHLDPHHLMRACSLNAWEFNHLESGQDLFLPYATGRFASPVVDLAHGYEAYATHLRARSRSLLKTTRAQERRLARHLGPLRFVHGERSPAALRTLVGWKSAHYRRTGRRDPFTQPWIAHLIALLADSDSPHCSGELSVLYAGDRPVAAHFGLRSRTVLSCWFPSYDRSVATFSPGRILYLRMIEAAAASGIRLVDFGRGDAAYKNSFKTGDLMVHEGALRTSGPGAALHWLRHEPLRAAHRLVRENPALKGAAVRTLRAVGTVRGSA; the protein is encoded by the coding sequence ATGACGACTCCACGCATCGACATCGTGCACGCCGGCGAACTCACGCCGGGCGACCTCGCCCTCTGGAACGAACTCCGACGCGCCGCCCCCGCCGCCCCCGCCAACCCCTTCATGAGCGCCGAGTTCACCCAGGCCATCGGCCGGGTACGCCGCGACGCCCGCGTGGCGGTGCTGCGCCGCAAGCGCCAAGCGGTCGGCTACTTCCCCTATCAGCGGGGTCGGTGGGGTCACGGCCGTGCGGTCGGCTTCGGGGTCTCCGACTGCCAGGGCGCCGTCCTGCACCCGGACGACGCACACCTCGACCCGCACCACCTCATGCGCGCCTGCTCCCTGAACGCCTGGGAGTTCAACCACCTCGAGAGCGGCCAGGACCTCTTCCTGCCGTACGCGACGGGCCGGTTCGCGTCTCCCGTCGTCGACCTCGCCCACGGATACGAGGCGTACGCGACCCACCTGCGCGCCCGCTCGCGCAGCCTGCTGAAGACGACCCGGGCCCAGGAGCGCCGACTGGCCCGGCATCTCGGCCCGCTGCGGTTCGTCCACGGCGAACGCAGCCCGGCGGCGCTGCGGACCCTCGTCGGCTGGAAGTCCGCCCACTACCGGCGCACCGGCCGACGCGACCCCTTCACCCAGCCGTGGATCGCCCACCTCATCGCCCTGCTCGCCGACTCGGACTCACCCCACTGTTCCGGCGAACTCTCTGTTCTCTACGCCGGCGACAGGCCCGTCGCCGCCCACTTCGGCCTGCGCTCGCGCACGGTCCTGTCCTGCTGGTTCCCCTCCTACGACCGAAGCGTCGCCACCTTCTCACCCGGACGGATCCTCTACCTGCGCATGATCGAGGCCGCCGCCGCTTCGGGCATCCGGCTCGTCGACTTCGGCCGAGGCGACGCCGCCTACAAGAACTCCTTCAAGACCGGCGACCTCATGGTCCACGAAGGAGCACTGCGCACGTCCGGCCCGGGCGCCGCCCTGCACTGGCTGCGCCATGAGCCGCTGCGGGCAGCCCACCGACTGGTGCGCGAGAACCCCGCCCTCAAAGGCGCGGCGGTACGCACCCTGCGGGCCGTGGGCACGGTCCGGGGCTCCGCCTAG
- a CDS encoding helix-turn-helix domain-containing protein, with amino-acid sequence MPRITTPSEGTAIERLECWRDAVSKNLVPLEVLPRESAAFSASLHTLRAGRVQMSVISAAPHSIARTRRHITSDAADLFQLTLQLTGQGLLTQRDRQALVGPGELVVYDTRRPFTYELDRSHTGLVLMFPRAMLQLAERDLARVTATTVSCQAGLGQVVLPFLRGLARQMAHLEAQSVPRIAENVVDLIGTLLAEHADADGSHREDGPERLTERVLVYMDRRLSDPGLSPEEIAAAHRISRRYLYKLMAARGYTVSGWIREQRLARCRRDLDDPAMDHLPIAAIGGRWGIADPAHFSHAFKAVYGMSPRETRAARR; translated from the coding sequence ATGCCCCGGATCACGACGCCGAGCGAAGGCACGGCCATCGAGCGACTGGAATGCTGGCGGGACGCCGTGAGCAAGAACCTCGTGCCCTTGGAGGTCCTGCCGCGTGAGAGCGCAGCCTTCAGTGCGTCGCTGCACACGCTGAGGGCTGGCCGGGTACAGATGTCAGTCATCTCGGCCGCACCGCACAGCATCGCGCGCACCCGTCGGCACATCACCTCTGACGCCGCTGACCTCTTCCAGCTCACCCTGCAGCTCACCGGGCAGGGCCTGCTCACCCAGAGGGACCGTCAAGCGCTCGTGGGGCCGGGTGAGCTGGTCGTCTACGACACCCGTCGCCCCTTCACCTACGAACTCGACCGTTCCCACACCGGACTCGTACTGATGTTCCCGCGGGCGATGCTTCAGTTGGCGGAGCGTGATCTGGCGCGGGTGACGGCGACCACGGTGTCGTGCCAGGCCGGCCTCGGCCAGGTGGTACTGCCGTTCCTGCGCGGGCTGGCGCGGCAGATGGCGCACCTGGAGGCCCAGAGCGTGCCCCGGATCGCCGAGAACGTGGTCGACCTGATCGGAACCCTGCTCGCGGAGCACGCCGATGCAGATGGGTCCCACCGGGAGGACGGCCCGGAGCGGCTCACGGAGCGGGTCCTGGTCTACATGGATCGGCGGCTCTCCGACCCCGGACTCAGCCCCGAGGAGATCGCGGCCGCACACCGCATCTCCCGCCGCTATCTTTACAAGTTGATGGCCGCGCGTGGGTACACCGTCTCGGGCTGGATCCGGGAACAACGGCTCGCCCGGTGCCGACGCGATCTCGACGATCCGGCCATGGACCACCTTCCGATCGCGGCCATCGGGGGGCGCTGGGGTATCGCGGACCCAGCCCACTTCAGCCACGCCTTCAAGGCGGTCTACGGCATGAGTCCGCGGGAGACGCGCGCCGCCCGTCGATGA
- a CDS encoding acyl-CoA dehydrogenase family protein encodes MTTLLPSPLSDDRESVDGVLGAVRAYLPEIAARAAEAEAARAIPAGIVDDLREAGVFRMSLPAAWGGEQLDLLRSARVIREISQADGSVGWTVQAASMAWFFVRSLPRETLEEEVFGDGADLLLRGAIAPKGRATPVAGGYRLTGRWPLASGSFTPDWLLAGFVVEGAPPLPGGRPDMRVALLRPEQATFLDTWDAVGLRATQSTDFTMDDVFVPERFTGPLVGDNNIPAPFYDLPYTATGASHDAVIVGCLDGALGDLAELAVTKRPAFDPRTVIGEDPVFQEKFAELHLRTAALWALLEHTGRAVMVRALAGDEPTPAEWFGYTGGHQHIHHEGSRIINEIMTLSGSSGLYSSNPVQRRWRDVRCVSQHVAGNNGSLRRLGAVLSGRQEGVR; translated from the coding sequence ATGACGACATTGCTCCCATCTCCTCTCTCTGACGACCGGGAATCCGTTGACGGCGTACTCGGCGCCGTCCGTGCGTATCTGCCCGAGATCGCCGCACGGGCCGCTGAGGCCGAAGCGGCCCGGGCCATTCCCGCCGGGATCGTCGACGATCTGCGCGAGGCCGGTGTGTTCCGGATGAGCCTGCCCGCAGCATGGGGCGGCGAGCAGCTCGACCTGCTGCGGAGCGCACGGGTGATCCGGGAGATCTCGCAGGCCGACGGGTCGGTCGGCTGGACGGTTCAGGCCGCCTCGATGGCCTGGTTCTTCGTACGGTCGCTGCCGCGGGAGACGCTGGAGGAAGAGGTGTTCGGCGACGGCGCCGATCTACTGCTCCGCGGTGCGATAGCACCGAAGGGCAGGGCGACCCCTGTGGCGGGCGGCTACCGGCTTACCGGGCGCTGGCCCCTGGCCAGTGGCTCGTTCACCCCGGACTGGTTGCTGGCAGGCTTCGTGGTCGAGGGTGCGCCCCCACTGCCCGGCGGCCGACCGGACATGCGGGTCGCGCTGCTCCGTCCCGAGCAGGCCACGTTCCTCGACACCTGGGACGCGGTAGGCCTGCGGGCCACGCAGAGCACGGACTTCACGATGGACGACGTCTTCGTTCCCGAGCGTTTCACGGGCCCGCTGGTGGGTGACAACAACATCCCCGCGCCCTTCTACGATCTGCCGTACACCGCCACCGGCGCCTCACACGACGCAGTCATCGTCGGCTGTCTGGACGGTGCGCTCGGCGACCTCGCGGAACTGGCCGTCACCAAGCGGCCGGCTTTCGACCCGAGGACGGTCATCGGCGAGGACCCGGTGTTCCAGGAGAAGTTCGCCGAACTGCATCTGCGCACCGCCGCACTGTGGGCACTGCTGGAGCACACCGGCCGCGCGGTCATGGTCCGAGCCCTCGCGGGAGACGAGCCCACCCCGGCCGAGTGGTTCGGTTACACCGGCGGCCACCAGCACATCCACCACGAGGGCAGCCGCATCATCAACGAGATCATGACGCTGTCGGGCAGCTCCGGGCTCTACAGCTCGAACCCCGTACAGCGGCGCTGGCGCGATGTCCGCTGCGTCTCCCAGCACGTGGCCGGCAACAACGGTTCGCTGCGGCGGCTGGGGGCGGTCCTCTCGGGTCGTCAGGAGGGCGTCCGATGA
- a CDS encoding flavin reductase family protein encodes MSPLVTTPTDPAVLRRAFGCFPSGVTALCALDAGTPVGMAASTFTPVSLQPPLVSVCVQDTSSTWPKLRRQDRLGLSVLAEGQDLVCRSLAGRGGDRFADVGWESGEDGSVYIHGANLWLDCSVHAELPGGDHRIVLLEIHGLSADHDREPLVFHGSRFRRLAA; translated from the coding sequence ATGAGTCCGCTCGTGACGACGCCGACGGACCCCGCGGTGCTGCGCAGGGCGTTCGGCTGCTTCCCGTCCGGGGTGACAGCTCTGTGCGCGCTCGATGCGGGTACGCCGGTGGGCATGGCTGCCAGTACGTTCACACCGGTGTCTCTCCAACCGCCTCTGGTGTCGGTCTGTGTACAGGACACCTCGTCGACCTGGCCGAAGCTGCGCAGACAGGACCGGCTGGGTCTGAGCGTCCTGGCCGAGGGACAGGATCTCGTCTGCCGCTCGCTGGCCGGCCGGGGCGGGGACCGGTTCGCGGACGTCGGCTGGGAGAGCGGCGAGGACGGCAGCGTGTACATCCACGGGGCCAACCTCTGGCTGGACTGCTCAGTCCATGCCGAGCTCCCCGGCGGTGACCACAGGATCGTTCTGCTGGAGATCCACGGGCTGAGTGCCGATCACGACCGGGAGCCGCTGGTTTTCCACGGCAGCCGGTTCCGGCGCCTGGCCGCCTGA
- a CDS encoding alpha/beta hydrolase, whose translation MPTALKAALAAGLVVSLCIPTARATTAEPDRSPASALDRYYDQRPAWHGCGAEYPAALRCATIKVPLDYKRPAGPTLRLEISRLRTSVPGKRHGVLLSNPGGPGAGGLGISATDKESGMPKSVRDRYDLVGFDPRGTGASSPLNCGLSSNELTWPRVYRPASFRKDTALARSFAAKCVARDRARLPHLTTRNTARDMDVIRGVLGEKRISYYGLSYGTYLGAVYTQLFPARSDRIVIDSSVDPNRFGRGTYQAMAEGVEPAFRDWTRLVARRDRTYHLGGTPAKVRAAFFRLIARADRTPLKYNGSDPDYADRSVTGADIRDSLRSMFFYDPYQAARDVVSLRKARTARPDPQPSDGPADPFDAGVNALHWAVMCADNSASWPHDPARYRRDALRDGARNPLYGDFTSNITPCAFWPRGAEPATRVNNTVGALVLQNQWDSQTPAASGRSMHRALRGSRLVMVQGGRDHGVYGIPGTPACANNAVNTYLITGRLPSADITCRA comes from the coding sequence ATGCCTACCGCGCTCAAGGCCGCCCTCGCGGCCGGACTGGTCGTCAGCCTGTGCATTCCCACCGCCCGGGCGACAACAGCCGAACCCGACCGTTCCCCGGCCTCCGCCCTCGATCGTTACTACGACCAGCGCCCCGCCTGGCACGGCTGCGGCGCCGAGTACCCCGCCGCCCTACGGTGCGCGACCATCAAGGTGCCCCTCGACTACAAGCGGCCCGCCGGACCCACGCTGCGCCTGGAGATCTCCCGGCTGCGCACGAGCGTGCCCGGCAAGCGGCACGGGGTGCTGCTGTCCAACCCGGGAGGGCCGGGGGCCGGGGGCCTGGGGATTTCCGCGACGGACAAGGAGTCGGGCATGCCCAAGAGTGTCCGGGACCGGTACGACCTCGTGGGCTTCGATCCGCGCGGTACGGGCGCCAGCAGCCCCCTGAACTGCGGACTCAGCAGCAACGAGCTGACCTGGCCACGCGTGTACCGGCCGGCGTCCTTCCGAAAGGACACCGCTCTCGCCCGCAGCTTCGCCGCGAAGTGCGTCGCCCGGGACCGCGCCCGGCTGCCGCATCTGACGACCCGTAACACCGCGCGGGACATGGACGTCATCCGCGGCGTCCTGGGTGAGAAGCGGATCTCGTACTACGGCCTGTCCTACGGCACCTATCTCGGCGCCGTCTACACCCAGCTCTTCCCGGCCCGCAGCGACCGCATCGTCATCGACAGCTCGGTGGACCCCAACCGCTTCGGCCGGGGCACCTACCAGGCCATGGCCGAGGGCGTCGAGCCCGCGTTCCGGGACTGGACCCGCCTGGTCGCCCGTCGGGACCGCACGTACCACCTCGGTGGCACTCCCGCGAAGGTCCGCGCCGCCTTCTTCAGGCTGATCGCCCGCGCCGACCGCACGCCGCTCAAGTACAACGGCAGCGACCCCGATTACGCAGACCGGTCCGTCACCGGCGCCGACATCCGCGACTCGCTGCGGAGCATGTTCTTCTACGACCCCTATCAGGCCGCCCGCGACGTCGTCAGCCTCCGCAAGGCCCGGACCGCCCGCCCGGACCCGCAGCCGTCCGACGGCCCCGCGGACCCCTTCGACGCCGGCGTCAACGCGCTCCACTGGGCGGTCATGTGCGCCGACAACTCCGCCTCCTGGCCCCACGACCCGGCACGCTACCGACGCGACGCCCTCCGCGACGGTGCCCGTAACCCCCTCTACGGCGACTTCACCTCCAACATCACCCCCTGCGCCTTCTGGCCGCGCGGCGCCGAACCGGCCACGCGCGTCAACAACACAGTGGGCGCGCTCGTCCTGCAGAACCAGTGGGATTCCCAGACACCGGCGGCGAGCGGCCGGTCCATGCACCGCGCTCTGCGCGGCTCACGCCTCGTCATGGTCCAGGGCGGACGCGATCACGGCGTGTACGGCATCCCCGGCACCCCCGCCTGCGCCAACAACGCGGTCAACACCTACCTGATCACGGGCCGCCTGCCCAGCGCCGACATCACCTGCCGTGCTTAG